A segment of the Chitinophagaceae bacterium genome:
CAGCACAGTGCAAAGACTATACAATTGGTGTAAAAGGCGATACGCTTAACTGCACTGATGTAAAAGGTTTAAAACAGGGCAAGTGGGTAAACCGTTTCGATGAAATAAGAGGTGAACCGGGTTATGAAGAAGAAGGTGAATACCAGAACGGGAATAAAGAAGGCCCGTGGAGATCATACACGTTACAGGGTGATCTGTTGGCGATTGAAAATTACCGTTGGGGACATAAACATGGCAAGCAGCAATACTTCAATGCAATGGGCGATATTGTGCGTGAAGAAAGCTGGCTGGCTCATAATCCTGAAAATCCAACTGAAACGGTGGAAGTGTATGATGTAAACGATCCCAAGAAAGTGTACCTGGTGGAAGTAAAAATGGAAGGCTCCACTGTTGCACATGGCATCTGGACGATTTACGAACCCGGCACCGGAAAAATTTTAAAGAAAGAAAATTTCATTCTCGGTAAAATTGATGACGGCACAGGTACAGCCAACGGCATCATTAAAAAAGAACCCGGTGAAGATGGTACAACCACCACCGTTAAGAAAGAAGACAAACCCAAACCAAAGCCGAAAGAAGTAGAAGAATACGAAAAGAAAAACTCAGGGAAGAAAAAGATTAAAGTGAGAACGGGGCAGACGGGAGGGTGAGAAAGTTTGTAGTTTATAGTTGGTAGTTAAATACGATCAGTTTGACGAAGCTGGACTGACTGATTAAACGGCCCATTTTCATTTCACTTTATTAGCTATTTCCTCTTTTACAATTCTCATTTCCCTTTTCATTGCAGAAGCAGAATATAAATAAAAAAAGATAGACACTCAATTCAAAGTGGCTGAGTACGACAGCCCTGTAAACTACTCCCAATAAACAAATAAAAAGAATAGACAAAATCACAGAGGTTGAGACACTACCGGACTTAAGAAAAACCTTGCATTCAACTTTATTATTATTCTTACTTAAGATACCCCATCCGGATATGTCACCTTTTATAGAACGTCCCATTCTTCCATGAAGAATAATATAGTCCCTAAATACTTCAAATTGATACTCCTGTTTTTTATCATCTTTTGATATAAAAGCAATTCTTGTTTCTGAATCTCTCAATATCATTTGCTGATAGAACTGATCATAAATAGCTTGCAGCCGCTTTTCTGAAGTAAATTCCAATATTGAACCGGGATAAAGAGAAAACCATTTCTTCATAACTGCATTTTTCCTAATTTTAAGGATAAAGTTTCTTTATTTAAATTCATCAGAAAAAACTTCCCGTTAATAATATTAATAACACCTTCCGTATGCGAATACCCTTGTTTGCAATAACATTTTTCTTGGCAATCAAATCAATTTCACAGCCCTGCAATATGCAGGGAATTTATAAAATTGGTTCGGGCGGAGATTATGCAACAATTACAGCTGCTCTAACTGCATTGCGGTCAAATGGAGTTGGAGGTCCGGTAATACTGGAAATAAAAAGCAACTACACCACTATTACAGAATCTGTTTTTTTTGCAAACATACCATGTGTATCTCCTGCCAATACTATAACACTGCGTCCGGAGGCAGGCGCTGTTAATGTGAAGATGTCTTCGGTAAATTCAATCTTATTTCTAAGTAATTCAAAATATACAATCATTGATGGACGCCCAGGAGGAACGGGTACTGTCAGCCAGTTAAGTATAGCCTGTACAGGCGCAACAAATAATGCAATTGTTTTTTCTGATAATGCTGCAGAGAATATTGTTCAATACGTTAATATTTCCGGCGTTAACACTTCTGTAAATAATGGAGCAGTTGTTTTTTTAACAGGGGGAAATACAAACAATATTATCAGAAATTGTAAGATATCCGGAAACTCGAGTGGCCACCCTTTGAATTGTATTTATGCAGAAAGCACAGCGGCAAAAAACACAGGAAATAAAATACAAAATTGCAGTATCACCGGTTTCAATGTTCATACAACAGGCACAGCCAATGGTATTTGGCTCGACAAAAACAATGAAGGATGGGAGATTTCAGCCAATAGTTTTTACCAGGATCCTGCCGCTTCTGGCACTGGCGATGTAAATGCAATCTGTATTAACGATACAACATCAGCAAATATAATTGCTGATAATTATATTGGTGGTTCGGCTCCTTTGTGCACAGGCAGCGCTTATCAGGTTAATGGAAGATTTAATGGTATAATAGTGGCAGCAGGAAAGAACTCGTATACCAGTATTCAAAACAATACTATACAGAATATTCGATGGACAATGTCATTAAGCAGCGGAGGAGTTGATGGTTTTGCCGGAATACATATTCTAAGCGGCAAAGTGAATTGCGGTAATATTTCCGGAAACACAATTGGAAACATGACACAGAACGAAAGTATTTACACAACATCTGCATATCTCGATAATCCTTCCGTTACAGGAATACTTGTTGGCTATAATACTTTCAATACTGCTGTTACCGACAGTTTATTTATAAAAAATAATAAAATTGGAGGAATAAAATGTATGCCATCTGCCACGAACTACTTGGGCACTGTACTAAGAGGAATTCATGTAGCTGAGCAGAAAGCAGGTTATATTGATATTTCAAATAACACAATTGGCAGCACAACATTAAACAGCAGCCTCGATTCAAGAGTAATGACTAATGGCGCTGCCATTGGCATTGAACTGCGTGTTTCTGCCAATGGTCCTTTATGGTCTGATTCCTACCTAATAGCCAACAGGATTGCTGACAACAAAATAGCACACTTCTATGGCACTTCCACAGGTATAAAATTATTTGGAGGAAAACCACAGGTACTGAATAATGTTGTTACAGATTTTGACATGTCAGCTTCATCAATGGACACGCTTCTTAGTATCAGTTGCATCTCTGTTTCAGGTGCATTGAGTGGAACTGTTATTAAAGGGAATCATTTTTATAATCTCTCTGTAAGTGCACAGCAGGCTTCGGGAATTCAAGGCATTTTACTTGATTTGTGTAACGGTGTTGAGATTTCGAAAAATTTTATTCATAGTTTTCAGATGTCGTCTACTAATGGTACAGGTATTGTTACTGGTATAGAAGCTTCCCAGTCTGTAACCAATCTCAGTATCACGAATAATATGATTAGTTTGGGTGTTGATTTGATGGGCAACCCTATGAACAAATTGAATGAGTACAACGGAATAAAAGCTGCAATAGATACAAGTATCATTACTCATAATTCAGTGTATATAGCAGGAACAGGCGATAGAAGTGCCGATGCACTTAATTTGATCAAAAAGAACACCTCCATTTGCCGGGTTACCAATAATATCCTGGTGAATATGCACTCTCAGGCTACGGCAAATGTGTGGACTTTTAATCATGCCGTAGTTTTTAATCCCCAATTCACCACCACCTTATCAGGTTTAGTTATGAGCAATAACCTTTATTGGGTAAATGGTATAAACAGCTTTACAGGAGGTTATAACAACATCCGCTATTTAACATTGGCAGCCTGGCAGTCGGCTATTTCGAATGACAATAACTCGCTGGCAGGTGACCCAAATTTTATTGCACCTGCTGCCAATACTGCCAGCACCAACCTTCATATTCAACTGCCCACAATTGCCAATGCTGCCGGTATAATTGAGCCGTCAGTTACTCATGACTTTGATGATGAATTGCGATCCGGATTAACGCCTGTTGACATCGGTGCAGATGCTATATTATCAGTTCCGCAACCTGTAATTTTTTCTTTCGCTCCGGCTTCTGCTCCTTCGGGTACTACAGTTACTATTACAGGTACTGATTTTACGGGTACCAGTTCTGTAAAATTTGGTGGTGTTTCAGCAACTTCATTCAGTGTATTAAATGCTGCGACTATTACAGCAGTTGTGAGCAATGGCGCAACCGGAACTGTAGAAGTAACAACTCCGGGAGGAGTGGCCTCCAAAACAGGATTTACTTACGAAACAGCAACAGGTTTGCCTTTTTCTTCCATTATCAACTCTGCAGAACTCACAGCAACACCAAACCCAGGCAACGGTATTATTCTTATTAGACATCCTTCGTCAGCAAATGAAGCAACCCTACAGTTTTTTGATGTAGCCGGAAGAAAGGTAAAAGAGATTACTGTGGCTAAAAGTAATGTGCAAACAGAAGTTAATGTGAGTTTGCTTCCGGCATCAGTTTACTATATCATTTGGAATAATGGCAAAAGAAAACTTACCCGTTCAATTCTAATAAAATAACACATTTTTAATAGTCATTTTACTGATTTCTTATTACTGACAAAAGAAATACTCGTGCAGGTTTCTTTGAATATATACAATTCGGCAAAATTAATTTAACAGTTAAATCCGCAATTCTGATTTATCTATCGGTTCCGTTCATTTTCTTTATTTCGCATTCAATTGCCTTTTATACAACTGCACCACATTTTCATATCCCAAATACAATGCATCGCAAATCAATGCATGACCAATACTCACTTCATCAACCCAGTGAATGGATTTGGCAAAATAGCCAAGGTTCTGTAAGTCGAGATCATGGCCTGCATTCAACCCAAGCCCTAATGCCCTTGCCTTTGTTGCAGCAACGAGATAAGGATAAACTGCATCAGATGGGTCTTCTGCATAGCGTTTGGCATAACCTTCGGTGTACAATTCAACACGGTCGGTTCCGGTTGCAGCAGCACCTTCAATCATTCTCACTTCAGGATCAACAAACAATGAAACACGGATCCCTGCTTTTTTGAACAGATCAACAACTTCAATGAGGTACTTTTTATTTTGAATTGTATCCCATCCATGATCGCTGGTTAATTGCCCCAATGTATCGGGCACCAGTGTTACCTGGTCGGGTTTTACTTCCAGCACCAGGTCAATAAAAGATTGTTCACGGCAATTGCCTTCAATATTAAACTCAGTAGTAATGATTTTTTTAATTTCTCTTACATCATCATACCGGATATGCCGTTCGTCGGGTCTTGGATGAACGGTAACCCCATCTGCACCAAAGCGTTGTGCATCAATGGCGGCCTTCAATACATCGGGATTATTTCCTCCACGGCTGTTGCGGAGAGTTGCAAATTTGTTGATGTTAACGGAGAGTTTCGTCATGAAACAAAGTTAGGAAGAATCAACACTGGTAACAGAGTTTCACCACCGGGCTTTGAATACTCTATTCTTTTTTTTAGCTTTGGGTTTCAAACCCGAATGAAACAATGGAACACCTGACTAACTTCTTTGGCTATTTTCTTCTTTCTTTAATTTTTTTCCTGATTGGAGCTGTTATTCTTACGTTCATTATGTTCGTTCGGAAGCGAACTGATATAAATGACAATACGAAGATATTATGGGTACTCTTCTTTATTTTTGTCCCGGTTATCAGTTTCCTGGTATACCTTATGTTTGGTTACAAAAGAAAGGCGAACTATTAAATATATCCCCTGCAATTCTTTGCACCGCATTTACAGGGCAGCTTTCCATCATGATGTGTTTCGCCATAATCACAGGTTAACTCCTCTCCTTTTTTAATGGGACGTAATGTATAAAACTCCACCTGCTGATAAGCTCTTCTCATATACGTATTTGGATCACATGAATGATTGATATATGAAAGTGCATTTCTGTTTTTACTTGCATCCAGAGCAATCGGCTCATGATCAAACTCCACCATCAGCAGTTCACCTGCATGTTGCTGTTTTACTCTGCGTTGTGCTTCTTTGTAACTGATGATTTCTCCTGCCATATTTCCCAGCTTCTTTTTTGCAGGAACAGCTTTTAACGCAAACGCACCTTTACCGGCTACTTTGCTTTTCTTTACTTCAATCGGAAATTTTAAATGCATATTCAATTAGTTTATTAACCTCTCCAAATACTTATGCTTTTCATACATCATACATCTTACATCATCCCTCCTCATATCTCCACCCACGTATGATCGGCCAGTAATTTCGCCGAAGCTACAAATTGTTTGAATGGGCCACCATCTCCCCACTCCTGCGGACTGATCAGCGACAGCAGATACGAATCATCATTGCGTTGATATAAATGATATACCTGTCCGATGACCGGACGAAAGTTGAGCTTTGCTTCATAAATCATCAATGATAATTCTTTCCGTTTCACAATTTCCTGCGCCTGCCGGGCCAGCAATTCAATCTGTTGTTTGATCTGATCCAGCTGCATATTCGTCTGCTCTTCCATAGCCGTTAAAGCCTGGTGCCGGATCACACCTTCTTTTGTTGGACGGATGGCAACGCCACTTACACTGGATGCATAGGGTAACACACTCATCTGTTTGTGATACACTTCTACGTTTTTAAACCGCTTGTATTAAGGTGTAACCCCTTCCTGTGTAATTTTCAAAAAGCCGTTGGGAAGTATTTCATGTGTTGCAGAAACTTTCACCTGCCCGTTGGTAAGCAGTTCAACTGTCATGGTTGATGAATTGGAAATTTCTGCCCGGATCTTTTGGGCTACTTCTTTGTTTTCAAATTCATGTAATGCGCCATCAGGAACAAAATTGTAAGATGTGAAAAAGGCTTCGTTTAAATGCGTAACCCAATTTAAACTCAATGCCAGTTCTGTTCCATTCTTCACCGATTCTATTTTACAGTTACCGCTCTTGGGTGTTTCACCAAATTCATAACTGCATTTTTCCGGGAACAATTGCCACGACGCTAAAAAATTATATGCCTGAACCATACTGCAAAGATGTGTGAAGTTGTTTAAACACGTATAAGGCGATTTTGTTTAAAATCAGTTACCGGTTATGAGTTAGGGGTTACGGGTACTTATAACTTTTACCGTTTCGTATTTTGTTTAACAGCATATTTTTTACTGGCTGAAAAAAGAAGATGCGTTAAACTTCAGAGAGCCACCCATAACCCATAACCAGTAACCAGCAACTTGAAACTCGAAACTATTCTCTACCTACCTTTGTACCACTATGGCTTATCATTCACTCGAAGAATGTTTACTCGACCTTGAAAAGAATGGTCATCTTGTGCGGATCAAAGAAGAAGTTGATCCTTATCTTGAAATGGCAGCTATCCATCTCCGTGTATATGAAGCCAAGGGCCCTGCCCTGCTGTTTGAAAATGTAAAAGGAAGTAAGTACCGTGCTGCTTCCAATATTTTCGGCACATTAGATCGCAGCAAATTTATTTTCCGTGATACATTTCAACTGGTACAGAAATTAATAGAACTCAAAGGCGATCCCATCAAAGCCATCAAACATCCCATTCAGAATTTCAGTACGGGGTTAGCTGCATTGAAAGCTTTACCAAAAAAGAAAAGTTCTTTTTCGTTTGATAAAATAAAGATCAGCGATTTGCCTTTGATTCATCACTGGCCCATGGATGGCGGTGCGTTTGTTACACTGCCGCAGGTATATACGGAAGATGCTGATAAACCAGGCATCATGCAATCAAACCTTGGCATGTACCGTATTCAGTTAAGTGGAAATGAATATGAATTAAATAAAGAAATCGGTCTGCATTATCAATTGCACCGTGGTATTGGTATTCATCAAACAAAAGCAAATGCTAAAGGTCAGCCGTTAAAAGTCAGCTGTTTCGTTGGCGGCCCGCCATCACATACATTAAGTGCAGTAATGCCTTTGCCTGAAGGCATCAGTGAAATGACTTTTGCCGGAGTGTTGGGAGGAAGAAGATTTCATTATGCGTATGATGAACTGGGTGATGCCATCAGTACCGATGCCGATTTTGTAATCACCGGTGAAGTCGATCCTCTTCATAATAAACCTGAAGGTCCGTTTGGTGATCATTTGGGTTATTACAGTTTAACACATCCTTTCCCTTTGATGAAAGTGAACAATGTGTATGCAAAGAAAAATGCCATCTGGCCATTTACAGTTGTTGGCCGTCCGCCACAGGAAGATACCAGCTTTGGGGAATTGATTCATGAGTTAACAGGCAATGCCATTCCGCAGGAAGTACCCGGATTAAAAGAAGTGCATGCTGTTGATGCGGCAGGAGTGCATCCGTTATTACTTGCTATCGGCAGTGAGCGTTACACTCCATACATGCCGGCAAAACAACCTGCTGAAATTCTAACCATTGCCAATCATGTGTTGGGAACGGGACAGTTAAGTCTGGCAAAATTTTTATTTATTACTGCTGATGACAGCAATCAACTGCACACACATCAGGTACAGGAATACTTAGAGTATATTTTTGAACGGATCGATCTTGCAAGAGACCTGCATTTTTATACCAATACTACCATTGATACATTAGATTATTCAGGAACAGGTTTAAACAGTGGAAGTAAATTAGTGCTCGCTGCCTATGGTGAAAAGAAAAGAGAATTGTGCAGAGAAGTTCCGGTAGTATTAAAAGAGTTACAGAATTTTGAAAATGCACAGCTTTGTATGCCGGGTGTTGTTGCATTGAAAACAAAGAAATTTACAACCTATGATGAAGCGGCAAAGGAGATGGATGTATTAAGTCATCAGCTATCAACCATGAACAATGAACTGGAAAAAGTTGTTCAGCTTATTGTCTGTGACGACAGTTCATTCACCTCTGCCAATCTCCGCAATTACTTATGGATTACCTATACAAGGTGTAATCCTTCACATGATGTGTATGGCATCAATTCATTCATCAATCATAAGCATTGGGGCTGCCATGGTCCTGTGGTTTTTGATGCAAGATTAAAGCCGCATCATGCACCACCTGTTGAGAAAGATCCTGCTGTTGAAAAAAAGATTGACCGGTTATTTGTGAAGGGAGGAAGTTTGGAAGGAATATTGAAATAGTTTTATATACTTCTCTGTACAATAATATTATAAACTTCTTCACAGCAAACAAATAAAAAAGTGTGCTATTTTATTTTTAGCATTACAGAACTAATCGTATTCTTTACACTTTCATCTTCAAATCCTTCATTCTTCCCACTTAAGGAATCATATTTATCGGTTATGCAACTTTTAATTATTTCGACTTCTCTCTTGCTAAAATTATCTACTCCTCCGGACTTCAATTTCTCAATGCATGAAACTACAGGAGCATAATAAAAATTTATGTCACTTTGAATGAAGTGAGTAATATCTCCTTCCACATCTTTTTTTCTTTCTTCAAGAATTCCCTTTAAAAAAGATGCTTCGTCAGTTGAAAAGAAAACCACACTCATTTTTCTGGATTTTATAGTTATCAATTTTTCTATACAGCTTTAGAAGTGCCATTTCACAAATGCTTCAATGGCGGCATACTGTGTAAGTCCAAGTTTGCCATACAAATCAGCAGTTGCAGAATTACGTTCTTCCGCCCTTTGCCAGAACTCACGGCTATCACTACCCTGAAATGGCACCATATCTTTCTGCGACTGGTGAATGAAAATACCGAAGCGTTTTTTCATCACCTGTTCAGGGCTCATTGGTATGGCCATTTCTATTTCTTCAATATGCCATTCCTGCCACGCACCTTTGTATAACCAGAGCCAGCAATCGTTGATCCATTCATCTCCATCAGCTTTAATTCGTTTCAATGATTCCAGAACTACATTAAAACAAACAAGATGGGTTCCATGCGGATCAGCAAAGTCACCTGCACAATACACCTGCTGTGGTTTTATTTCACGCAACAGTTTCATGGTAAGCAGCACATCTTCCTCTCCCATCGGACTTTTCTCAATAGTTCCCGTTTCATAGAAGGGTAAGTTTTGAAAATGCCATTGCCCTTCTTTCAAACCAACATATCTGCAGGTAGCTGCTGCTTCACATCTTCTGATTAATCCTTTGATATTTCTTATGTCGGCTGTATCAACCTGGTTCGATTTTTTGTTTTCCAGATATCCTCTTGCTTCGGCCAGAATGCTTTTTGATTTTTGACTGTCAACACCAAACATCTCTTCAAAACCAACAGCAAAATCCATAAACCGTGTAACAAATTCATCTGTTACAGCAATATTGCCGCTTGTTTGATAAGCTACATGCACTTCATGTCCCTGATCATGCAGTCGCTGGAAATGTTCCCCCCCATCGAAATAATATCATCATCAGGGTGTGGTGAAAATAAAATAACTTTTTTGGATAAGGCTCGCTGCGTTCAGGATGCGAAGGCATTATTACATCTGGTTTGCCACCCGGCCATCCGGTAATACTGTCACGCAGAAGATAATAAACTTCAAGATTAATTTCATAAGCATCGCCTTTCTCAACAAGAAGATCACTTAAACCATATTCATTATAATCTGTATTGGTTAAACTCAAAATCGGTTTACCCAGTTTCAATGCCATGTTTACCACGGCTTTTTTGATCATTTTCTTTGTCCATTCACAGTCGCCTGTAAGCCACGGACTTTTGTAACGTGTTAATTCTCCGGCAGCTGCTTCATCAATAAAAAATGTTACATCATCATGGTTTTGGAGTAAAGAGGCTGGTACCTGTTCTGTATCATCACCCTCAACAGACTGTTGAATAACCGGTGCTTTTGTAGAGCCCCAGGCCATGAGAATGATTTTTTTTGCTTTTACAATTGTTCCAATTCCCATTGTTATTGCCAAACGGGGAACTGCACTGATGTTTGCAAATTCATAACTGTTAGCAAGACGTGTTGAGTTGGTGAGTGTGGTTAATCTTGTTTTGGTAAATACACTTGATCCCGGTTCGTTAAATCCAATATGACCGTTTACTCCAATACCAAGTATTTGCAGATCAATTCCGCCTGCATCTGATATTATCTGCTCGTAAGCAGAACAATGCTGTTTGATATTTTCTTTCTCCACTGTACCATCAGGTATATGGCAATTTTTCTGATCAATATCTACTTTATCAAACAACTGCTGCTTCATAAAGCGTTGATAACTCTGGATGGCATCTTTTTCAATCGGATAATACTCATCGAGATTAAATGCAATCACATTTTTAAAACTCAACCCTTCTTCCTTATGCATCCGTACAAGTTCCGAATACAGTGATTTTGGTGTTGATCCTGTTGCCAGTCCCAATACACATTTTTCATTATTTTCCTGTTTTGCCCTGATCAGTTGGGCAACTTGCTGAGCTGCAAATACGGAGCCTTCCCTGGCTGTATGAAAAATTTTAGTAGGGATCTTTTCAAAACTGTCTATAAGGTCTATTGGTACAATCTTTTTGGGCATACGATTGGTTTTCTTTATTAATCGGCCCAAATATATTAAAACTTAAGCGGCCTGCTACACGAAAACGGTTGCGTAGGATTGAGACAAACAGTATGCACCATATGAAACCACCGGTATTATTTGGTTTACCCGGATTTTTTAAAGGCACCTGTGACTTGTTAAGAAATACATTAACGAAAATGTTTCAAAAATGCTTTTGCCTCTTGTCAATTTTCCCTTATTTTTGCAGCCCACAAAACGGAAGGCTGCGTAGCTCAACTGAATAGAGCATCTGACTACGGATCAGAAGGTTTTAGGTTTGAATCCTAACGCGGTCACAAAAAAACCTCTTATTTTTAAGAGGTTTTTTTATGTTCGAAAGATTTCTATTACTGTAACATAAATTTCATGGTTTCTGTCTTCGTTTGACTGTAGGTTAACTTCAGTACATATGCTCCTTTTGTTAATCTGCTGACATCAATGTATTTGACTGTAGTTGTCTGCGTTTTTTCTAACCGTTGCTGATATACAATTATACCATTCGTATTATAAATACTTATAAACGATTTTGTACTGATATTTTTCCCGTCAACTAAAACATTGATATAAGTAGCAGCAGGATTAGGATAAAGTTTACTTGCAGTTGTGGTAGTCGTAAGACTGGTGATGTCAGAGTTCACTGTAATTTTTACTGTATCTAAACCGGTCATTCCTGTATTATCAGTT
Coding sequences within it:
- a CDS encoding PLDc N-terminal domain-containing protein; its protein translation is MEHLTNFFGYFLLSLIFFLIGAVILTFIMFVRKRTDINDNTKILWVLFFIFVPVISFLVYLMFGYKRKANY
- a CDS encoding UbiD family decarboxylase; translation: MAYHSLEECLLDLEKNGHLVRIKEEVDPYLEMAAIHLRVYEAKGPALLFENVKGSKYRAASNIFGTLDRSKFIFRDTFQLVQKLIELKGDPIKAIKHPIQNFSTGLAALKALPKKKSSFSFDKIKISDLPLIHHWPMDGGAFVTLPQVYTEDADKPGIMQSNLGMYRIQLSGNEYELNKEIGLHYQLHRGIGIHQTKANAKGQPLKVSCFVGGPPSHTLSAVMPLPEGISEMTFAGVLGGRRFHYAYDELGDAISTDADFVITGEVDPLHNKPEGPFGDHLGYYSLTHPFPLMKVNNVYAKKNAIWPFTVVGRPPQEDTSFGELIHELTGNAIPQEVPGLKEVHAVDAAGVHPLLLAIGSERYTPYMPAKQPAEILTIANHVLGTGQLSLAKFLFITADDSNQLHTHQVQEYLEYIFERIDLARDLHFYTNTTIDTLDYSGTGLNSGSKLVLAAYGEKKRELCREVPVVLKELQNFENAQLCMPGVVALKTKKFTTYDEAAKEMDVLSHQLSTMNNELEKVVQLIVCDDSSFTSANLRNYLWITYTRCNPSHDVYGINSFINHKHWGCHGPVVFDARLKPHHAPPVEKDPAVEKKIDRLFVKGGSLEGILK
- a CDS encoding SET domain-containing protein-lysine N-methyltransferase, with the protein product MHLKFPIEVKKSKVAGKGAFALKAVPAKKKLGNMAGEIISYKEAQRRVKQQHAGELLMVEFDHEPIALDASKNRNALSYINHSCDPNTYMRRAYQQVEFYTLRPIKKGEELTCDYGETHHDGKLPCKCGAKNCRGYI
- a CDS encoding IPT/TIG domain-containing protein; protein product: MAIKSISQPCNMQGIYKIGSGGDYATITAALTALRSNGVGGPVILEIKSNYTTITESVFFANIPCVSPANTITLRPEAGAVNVKMSSVNSILFLSNSKYTIIDGRPGGTGTVSQLSIACTGATNNAIVFSDNAAENIVQYVNISGVNTSVNNGAVVFLTGGNTNNIIRNCKISGNSSGHPLNCIYAESTAAKNTGNKIQNCSITGFNVHTTGTANGIWLDKNNEGWEISANSFYQDPAASGTGDVNAICINDTTSANIIADNYIGGSAPLCTGSAYQVNGRFNGIIVAAGKNSYTSIQNNTIQNIRWTMSLSSGGVDGFAGIHILSGKVNCGNISGNTIGNMTQNESIYTTSAYLDNPSVTGILVGYNTFNTAVTDSLFIKNNKIGGIKCMPSATNYLGTVLRGIHVAEQKAGYIDISNNTIGSTTLNSSLDSRVMTNGAAIGIELRVSANGPLWSDSYLIANRIADNKIAHFYGTSTGIKLFGGKPQVLNNVVTDFDMSASSMDTLLSISCISVSGALSGTVIKGNHFYNLSVSAQQASGIQGILLDLCNGVEISKNFIHSFQMSSTNGTGIVTGIEASQSVTNLSITNNMISLGVDLMGNPMNKLNEYNGIKAAIDTSIITHNSVYIAGTGDRSADALNLIKKNTSICRVTNNILVNMHSQATANVWTFNHAVVFNPQFTTTLSGLVMSNNLYWVNGINSFTGGYNNIRYLTLAAWQSAISNDNNSLAGDPNFIAPAANTASTNLHIQLPTIANAAGIIEPSVTHDFDDELRSGLTPVDIGADAILSVPQPVIFSFAPASAPSGTTVTITGTDFTGTSSVKFGGVSATSFSVLNAATITAVVSNGATGTVEVTTPGGVASKTGFTYETATGLPFSSIINSAELTATPNPGNGIILIRHPSSANEATLQFFDVAGRKVKEITVAKSNVQTEVNVSLLPASVYYIIWNNGKRKLTRSILIK
- a CDS encoding DUF2452 domain-containing protein, whose translation is MSVLPYASSVSGVAIRPTKEGVIRHQALTAMEEQTNMQLDQIKQQIELLARQAQEIVKRKELSLMIYEAKLNFRPVIGQVYHLYQRNDDSYLLSLISPQEWGDGGPFKQFVASAKLLADHTWVEI
- a CDS encoding pyridoxine 5'-phosphate synthase encodes the protein MTKLSVNINKFATLRNSRGGNNPDVLKAAIDAQRFGADGVTVHPRPDERHIRYDDVREIKKIITTEFNIEGNCREQSFIDLVLEVKPDQVTLVPDTLGQLTSDHGWDTIQNKKYLIEVVDLFKKAGIRVSLFVDPEVRMIEGAAATGTDRVELYTEGYAKRYAEDPSDAVYPYLVAATKARALGLGLNAGHDLDLQNLGYFAKSIHWVDEVSIGHALICDALYLGYENVVQLYKRQLNAK